The following proteins are co-located in the bacterium genome:
- a CDS encoding ATP-binding domain-containing protein, producing the protein MPDPIVDEELRILAQVRAALETTRAATAPSETAVVRELEQVRDALREGAKTEDRPALLQQWDRQSALLRQLRTAERPTDVDPGSPYFAHLALRENGRPLDILIGKTTRTLPDYPIVDWRNAPVSQIFYRYRQGEEYEEEIAGRTRTGVVATRRTLAIRDAALLRVEAPEGTFARDPAAADGWSRLEIARPALGGGQGSALRAHDVDAGGHRRLGTDVAGRARRADKHLPDIAGLIDPAQFDLIVRPQAGYVVIRGTAGSGKTTVALHRIAYLAYDDPAIDSSHTLFLVFSPALRDYVSHVLPALGVARVQVRTFPEWAAEQVRRLWPKLPRAIRETVPGVVARLKLHPAMDAALALQVARVEAKATPAQAFDDWASVLTQPALLAEVLAQQAPGEFSADELERVADWARRRHEELLAWLGGDPHVEAALEQEDLALLLRAWQHRVGPLPSGGERPLRYKHVAIDEVQDFSPLEVQVLLGCLDRRRSLTLAGDTQQHISAEGGFTSWSAFLDRLGLEGAAVSTLEVSYRCTHEIATFADAVLGPLREDATPARTVRSGPPVELFRYTDHGAAVASLADALGDLARQEPLASVAVLTPSPELSAIYAQGLTTGEVPRLRRVERQDFSFAPGVEVTEIEQVKGLEFDYVVLVEVSTSHFPDTPAARRRLHVGATRAVHQLWVVSVGTPSALVRDAAGGVA; encoded by the coding sequence GTGCCCGATCCCATCGTCGACGAAGAGCTGCGCATCCTCGCCCAGGTCCGCGCGGCGCTCGAGACCACGCGCGCCGCCACCGCGCCGTCCGAGACCGCCGTCGTCCGCGAGCTCGAGCAGGTGCGCGACGCGCTCCGCGAAGGCGCCAAGACGGAGGACCGCCCCGCGCTGCTCCAGCAGTGGGACCGGCAGTCGGCGCTGCTGCGCCAGCTGCGCACCGCCGAGCGCCCGACCGACGTCGATCCCGGCTCGCCGTACTTCGCGCACCTGGCGCTGCGCGAGAACGGCCGCCCGCTCGACATCCTGATCGGCAAGACCACGCGCACGCTGCCCGACTACCCCATCGTCGATTGGCGCAACGCCCCCGTCTCGCAGATCTTCTATCGCTACCGGCAGGGCGAGGAGTACGAGGAGGAGATCGCCGGCCGCACGCGCACCGGCGTCGTCGCCACCCGGCGGACGCTCGCCATCCGCGACGCCGCGCTGCTGCGCGTCGAGGCGCCCGAGGGCACGTTCGCACGCGACCCGGCGGCGGCCGACGGCTGGAGCCGGCTCGAGATCGCGCGGCCGGCGCTCGGCGGCGGCCAGGGCTCGGCGCTGCGCGCCCACGACGTCGATGCGGGCGGCCACCGCCGGCTCGGCACCGACGTCGCCGGCCGCGCCCGGCGCGCCGACAAGCACCTGCCGGACATCGCCGGGCTCATCGACCCCGCACAGTTCGACCTCATCGTGCGGCCGCAGGCGGGCTACGTCGTGATCCGCGGCACGGCGGGCTCGGGCAAGACGACCGTCGCCCTGCACCGCATCGCCTATCTCGCCTACGACGACCCGGCGATCGACTCGTCGCACACGCTCTTCCTCGTCTTCTCGCCGGCGCTGCGCGACTACGTGAGCCACGTGCTGCCGGCGCTCGGCGTCGCGCGCGTGCAGGTGCGGACCTTCCCCGAGTGGGCGGCGGAGCAGGTGCGACGCCTGTGGCCGAAGCTGCCGCGCGCCATCCGCGAGACGGTGCCGGGCGTGGTCGCGCGGCTGAAGCTGCACCCCGCGATGGACGCCGCGCTCGCGCTCCAGGTCGCCCGCGTCGAGGCCAAGGCGACGCCGGCGCAGGCGTTCGACGACTGGGCGAGCGTGCTGACCCAGCCCGCGCTGCTGGCCGAGGTGCTCGCGCAGCAGGCGCCCGGCGAGTTCAGCGCCGACGAGCTGGAGCGCGTCGCGGACTGGGCGCGGCGACGGCACGAGGAGCTGCTGGCGTGGCTCGGCGGCGATCCGCACGTCGAGGCGGCGCTCGAGCAGGAGGACCTGGCGCTGCTGCTGCGCGCCTGGCAGCACCGCGTCGGGCCGCTGCCGAGCGGCGGCGAGCGACCGCTGCGCTACAAGCACGTCGCCATCGACGAGGTGCAGGACTTCTCGCCGCTCGAGGTGCAGGTGCTGCTCGGCTGCCTCGATCGGCGCCGCAGCCTGACGCTCGCGGGCGACACGCAGCAGCACATCTCGGCCGAGGGCGGCTTCACCTCGTGGTCGGCGTTCCTCGATCGCCTCGGGCTCGAGGGCGCGGCGGTGTCGACGCTCGAGGTGAGCTACCGCTGCACGCACGAGATCGCGACCTTCGCCGACGCCGTCCTCGGGCCGCTGCGCGAGGACGCGACGCCGGCGCGCACGGTGCGCTCGGGCCCACCCGTCGAGCTGTTCCGCTACACCGACCACGGCGCCGCCGTGGCGTCGCTCGCCGACGCGCTCGGCGACCTCGCGCGCCAGGAGCCGCTGGCCTCGGTGGCGGTGCTCACGCCGTCGCCGGAGCTGAGCGCGATCTACGCCCAGGGTCTCACGACGGGCGAGGTGCCGCGCCTGCGCCGCGTCGAGCGCCAGGACTTCAGCTTCGCACCCGGCGTCGAGGTGACGGAGATCGAGCAGGTGAAGGGGCTCGAGTTCGACTACGTCGTTCTCGTCGAGGTGAGCACGTCGCACTTCCCCGACACGCCCGCGGCCCGCCGCCGGCTCCACGTCGGCGCCACCCGCGCCGTGCATCAGCTGTGGGTCGTCAGCGTCGGCACCCCGTCGGCCCTCGTGCGCGATGCCGCCGGAGGCGTCGCGTGA
- a CDS encoding diguanylate cyclase: MTAPAPAAPDAVVAELTALRADVARLRASEAEQREWVEHTNSIVLRWDPEGRIRYLNTHGCELFGFIADELVGRSVIGTIVPETESSGRDLVRMIAELLAHPDRFLANENENCRKDGTRLWITWRNRGLLDADGNLREILSSGIDSTERRRAEEALRASEWRYRVLFQSTPVALLERDVSAFAAWLTSPGATGPEAVVAGLERIRTTDRNAAVLSLLDFDPREHDEPALEAAVTALLRPWAAELATAVASRTMVQLERETELRTLREKPRHVVVRGTLVPGPDAAAGRLILALVDVTERVRTEETLRATATRFRDLAEHDNLTGLYNTRYLYEALEALVRTETRCALIFVDLDRFKRVVDQNGHLNGSRAIQEVAATIRTVLEEPAFGVAYAGDEFVIVLPGGTRDDAVTLAEEVRTRIARTVYLVGQGLRVRLRASFGVAAFPDDAQDVEGLLSCGDRALFDVKRRGRGFVGTAVALLGRGV; the protein is encoded by the coding sequence ATGACCGCACCGGCTCCCGCCGCGCCCGACGCCGTCGTCGCCGAGCTCACGGCGCTCCGGGCCGACGTCGCCCGCCTGCGTGCCAGCGAGGCGGAGCAGCGCGAGTGGGTGGAGCACACGAACAGCATCGTGCTGCGCTGGGATCCCGAGGGCCGCATCCGCTACCTCAACACGCACGGTTGCGAGCTGTTCGGCTTCATCGCCGACGAGCTGGTCGGCCGCTCGGTGATCGGTACGATCGTCCCGGAGACGGAGAGCTCGGGCCGCGACCTGGTGCGCATGATCGCCGAGCTGCTCGCCCACCCGGACCGGTTCCTCGCCAACGAGAACGAGAACTGCCGAAAGGACGGTACGCGGCTCTGGATCACCTGGCGCAATCGCGGGCTCCTCGACGCCGACGGCAACCTGCGCGAGATCCTGTCGTCGGGCATCGACAGCACCGAGCGCCGGCGCGCCGAGGAAGCGCTGCGCGCGAGCGAGTGGCGCTACCGCGTCCTCTTCCAGTCGACCCCCGTCGCGCTGCTGGAGCGCGACGTCTCGGCCTTCGCCGCCTGGCTGACGAGCCCGGGCGCCACCGGCCCCGAGGCCGTCGTCGCCGGGCTCGAGCGCATCCGCACCACCGACCGCAACGCGGCGGTCCTGTCCCTCCTCGACTTCGACCCGCGCGAGCACGACGAGCCCGCCCTGGAGGCGGCCGTGACCGCGCTCCTGCGCCCGTGGGCGGCGGAGCTGGCGACGGCGGTCGCGTCGCGGACGATGGTGCAGCTGGAGCGCGAGACCGAGCTGCGCACGCTGCGTGAGAAGCCCCGTCACGTCGTCGTCCGCGGCACGCTCGTCCCCGGCCCCGACGCCGCCGCCGGCCGCCTGATCCTGGCCCTGGTCGACGTCACCGAGCGCGTCCGCACCGAGGAGACGCTGCGCGCGACCGCCACGCGCTTCCGCGACCTCGCCGAGCACGACAACCTGACCGGCCTCTACAACACGCGCTACCTCTACGAGGCCCTGGAGGCGCTGGTGCGCACGGAGACGCGGTGCGCGCTCATCTTCGTCGATCTCGACCGCTTCAAGCGCGTCGTCGACCAGAACGGTCACCTGAACGGCAGCCGCGCCATCCAGGAGGTCGCCGCCACCATCCGCACCGTCCTCGAAGAGCCCGCCTTCGGCGTCGCCTACGCCGGCGACGAGTTCGTCATCGTCCTCCCCGGCGGCACCCGCGACGACGCGGTGACGCTGGCCGAGGAGGTTCGCACCCGTATCGCCCGGACCGTCTATCTCGTCGGCCAGGGCCTGCGCGTCCGCCTGCGCGCCAGCTTCGGCGTGGCCGCGTTTCCGGACGACGCGCAGGACGTGGAGGGGCTGTTGTCGTGCGGGGATCGGGCGCTGTTCGACGTGAAGCGGCGCGGACGGGGGTTCGTGGGGACGGCGGTGGCGCTACTGGGGCGCGGGGTCTAG
- a CDS encoding cation transporter yields MTTATSERPAASDETRIRLRAGVLSVTVGVLLLGVKFVGYYLTGSAAVLSDALESIVNVVAAAFALGSLRFAGQPADRDHPYGHGKIEYFSAAFEGGLIAFAAATIVWYAVHDLVRGPAVAAVEVGVLVTAGTGVANAALGAYLLRTGRRTRSATLVADGHHVLSDFWTSAGVVVGLVLVRVTGITWFDPVVALLVGLNLARTGLGIVRGAAGALLDAVDPSLLARVVAAMERCRRPGIIRVHRMRAIRSGGSTHVDAHLIVPEYWTVEQAHETSVAFEQRIVATGALHGDIAFHVDPCWRSWCVSCDLADCPVRQVAFAARAPLSLAEAVEDDPQRFGD; encoded by the coding sequence GTGACCACCGCGACGAGCGAGCGCCCCGCAGCGTCGGACGAGACGCGCATCCGTCTGCGCGCCGGCGTCCTCTCGGTCACGGTCGGGGTGCTGCTCCTCGGCGTCAAGTTCGTCGGCTACTACCTCACCGGGTCGGCCGCCGTCCTCTCCGACGCGCTCGAGTCGATCGTCAACGTCGTCGCCGCCGCCTTCGCGCTCGGCTCGTTGCGCTTCGCCGGCCAGCCCGCCGACCGCGACCACCCGTACGGGCACGGCAAGATCGAGTACTTCAGCGCCGCGTTCGAGGGCGGGCTCATCGCCTTCGCCGCCGCGACGATCGTCTGGTACGCCGTCCACGACCTCGTGCGCGGCCCCGCCGTGGCCGCGGTCGAGGTCGGCGTCCTCGTCACCGCCGGGACCGGTGTCGCGAACGCCGCCCTCGGCGCCTACCTGCTGCGCACGGGCCGCCGCACGCGCTCTGCGACGCTCGTCGCCGACGGTCACCACGTCCTCTCCGACTTCTGGACCAGCGCGGGCGTCGTCGTCGGCCTCGTGCTCGTGCGCGTCACCGGCATCACCTGGTTCGACCCGGTGGTCGCGCTGCTCGTGGGCCTGAACCTCGCCCGGACCGGCCTCGGCATCGTGCGTGGCGCGGCGGGTGCGCTGCTGGACGCGGTGGACCCGTCCCTGCTCGCGAGGGTGGTCGCGGCGATGGAGCGCTGCCGCCGGCCGGGCATCATCCGCGTCCACCGCATGCGTGCGATCCGCTCGGGCGGCTCGACCCACGTCGACGCGCACCTCATCGTGCCCGAGTACTGGACGGTGGAGCAGGCGCACGAGACGTCGGTCGCGTTCGAGCAGCGCATCGTCGCCACCGGCGCGCTGCACGGCGACATCGCCTTCCACGTCGATCCGTGCTGGCGCAGCTGGTGCGTGTCCTGCGACCTGGCGGACTGCCCGGTGCGCCAGGTCGCCTTCGCCGCCCGTGCGCCGCTGTCGCTCGCGGAGGCCGTCGAGGACGACCCCCAGCGGTTCGGCGACTGA
- a CDS encoding cytochrome P450, whose protein sequence is MAAPPADQPPDLVYDPYDYAIHEDPYPTYARLREEAPVYHNAARGFWALSRFHDVLAALQDWETYSSVGGVALEKGSGQAPPMIIAMDPPRQLKLRRLVSKVFTPRRIAELEPRVRALTLKHLGPLLARGEGDVLAEFAAKLPMDVISTMLGVPDEDQDTLRGWSDALLHREAGQGEVTAAGQEGARGIVGYFMRDIAKKRANPGDDLISALLAAEVDGERLADDEVLGFCFLLVIAGNETTTKMLGNALVLLDRHPEQKAVAVGDPAAMAGVVEEVLRYDNSTQMLARSVTREVTLHDRTIPAGSRILVLIGAGNRDPRAFAHPDRFDVRRKPEQILHFGNGIHVCLGAALARLEGRVALEEVHRRMPDYVVDRAGLVRVHSANVRGYAAVPVRFTPGR, encoded by the coding sequence ATGGCCGCGCCGCCCGCCGACCAGCCGCCGGACCTCGTCTACGACCCGTACGACTACGCGATCCACGAGGACCCGTACCCGACCTACGCGCGGCTACGGGAGGAGGCGCCCGTCTACCACAACGCCGCGCGCGGCTTCTGGGCGCTGTCGCGCTTCCACGACGTGCTGGCGGCGCTGCAGGACTGGGAGACGTACTCGTCGGTGGGCGGCGTCGCGCTCGAGAAGGGCAGCGGCCAGGCGCCGCCGATGATCATCGCGATGGACCCGCCGCGGCAGCTGAAGCTGCGGCGACTGGTGAGCAAGGTCTTCACGCCGCGGCGCATCGCCGAGCTCGAGCCGCGCGTGCGCGCGCTCACGCTGAAGCACCTCGGGCCGCTGCTCGCGCGCGGCGAGGGCGACGTCCTCGCCGAGTTCGCGGCGAAGCTGCCGATGGACGTCATCTCGACGATGCTCGGCGTGCCCGACGAGGACCAGGACACGCTGCGCGGCTGGTCCGACGCGCTCCTCCACCGCGAAGCCGGTCAGGGCGAGGTGACCGCGGCGGGGCAGGAGGGCGCGCGCGGCATCGTCGGGTACTTCATGCGCGACATCGCGAAGAAGCGCGCCAATCCGGGCGACGACCTCATCAGCGCGCTCCTCGCCGCCGAGGTCGACGGCGAGCGCCTCGCCGACGACGAGGTGCTCGGCTTCTGCTTCCTCCTCGTCATCGCCGGCAACGAGACCACGACGAAGATGCTCGGCAACGCCCTCGTCCTGCTCGACCGCCATCCCGAGCAGAAGGCCGTCGCCGTCGGCGATCCGGCCGCCATGGCAGGCGTCGTGGAGGAGGTGCTGCGCTACGACAACTCGACGCAGATGCTCGCCCGCAGCGTCACGCGCGAGGTGACGCTCCACGACCGCACGATCCCCGCCGGATCCCGCATCCTCGTCCTGATCGGCGCCGGCAACCGCGATCCGCGCGCCTTCGCGCACCCCGACCGCTTCGACGTGCGCCGCAAGCCCGAGCAGATCCTCCACTTCGGCAACGGCATCCACGTCTGCCTCGGGGCGGCGCTGGCGCGGCTCGAGGGACGCGTCGCGCTCGAGGAGGTGCACCGGCGGATGCCCGACTACGTCGTGGACCGGGCCGGGCTCGTGCGCGTGCACTCGGCGAACGTGCGTGGCTACGCGGCGGTCCCGGTGCGCTTCACGCCGGGACGGTGA
- a CDS encoding FAD-binding oxidoreductase, producing MTMPRWGTPPWRLAYRPPPAAPPARCEVAVVGAGFTGLSTALHLAARGVRVAVLEAAHLGAGASGCTGGIPLEGTAVGALPGVMCCLETLARVVAEHEIACDLRLDGCWELSHRGGAGVTPLWTDDGQPLGIATTVPGGTVDPAALVDGLARAAVAAGATVCEGARVVGVESGPPVTLALADATRVVADHLVLALNAFTPALVPAGDGFAALLTLGLCTAPLPARVHDAIGLGAGLPFYTADLPYLWGRPTRDGSLILGAGLVPLSPHDPDRVGMRDPEVAAAFTHLETRVRRLHPALAEVTVTHRWGGPIAFRASRRPLLGRHPDLANVIVTGACAGHGIALGVRVGEMVAEAVVGNAELPAWGRVA from the coding sequence GTGACCATGCCGCGCTGGGGCACGCCGCCCTGGCGTCTCGCGTACCGGCCGCCGCCGGCAGCCCCGCCGGCGCGCTGCGAGGTCGCCGTCGTCGGCGCCGGCTTCACCGGCCTCTCGACGGCGCTGCACCTGGCCGCACGCGGCGTCCGCGTCGCGGTCCTCGAAGCCGCGCACCTCGGCGCGGGCGCGAGCGGCTGCACGGGCGGCATCCCGCTCGAGGGCACGGCGGTCGGCGCGCTCCCCGGCGTCATGTGCTGCCTCGAGACGCTCGCGCGCGTCGTCGCCGAGCACGAGATCGCCTGCGATCTCCGCCTGGACGGCTGCTGGGAGCTCTCCCACCGCGGCGGAGCGGGCGTCACGCCGCTGTGGACCGACGACGGGCAGCCCCTCGGCATCGCGACCACGGTCCCGGGCGGCACGGTCGACCCGGCCGCGCTGGTCGACGGCCTCGCCCGCGCGGCGGTGGCGGCGGGTGCGACGGTGTGCGAGGGCGCCCGCGTCGTCGGCGTCGAGTCCGGTCCTCCGGTGACGCTCGCGCTCGCGGACGCGACCCGCGTCGTCGCCGACCACCTGGTGCTCGCGCTGAACGCCTTCACGCCGGCCCTCGTCCCCGCCGGCGACGGCTTCGCCGCGCTGCTGACGCTCGGCCTGTGCACTGCGCCGCTGCCCGCGCGCGTCCACGACGCCATCGGCCTCGGCGCCGGCCTCCCGTTCTACACCGCCGACCTGCCCTACCTGTGGGGCCGCCCGACGCGCGACGGCAGCCTCATCCTCGGCGCCGGCCTCGTGCCCCTGTCGCCGCACGACCCGGATCGCGTCGGCATGCGCGACCCCGAGGTGGCCGCCGCCTTCACACACCTCGAGACCCGCGTCCGCCGGCTCCATCCGGCCCTGGCCGAGGTCACGGTCACGCACCGCTGGGGCGGTCCGATCGCGTTCCGCGCGAGCCGGCGTCCGCTCCTCGGCCGACATCCCGACCTGGCGAACGTGATCGTCACCGGCGCGTGCGCGGGACATGGGATCGCCCTCGGGGTGCGCGTCGGGGAGATGGTGGCGGAGGCGGTGGTGGGCAACGCGGAGCTGCCGGCGTGGGGTCGGGTGGCGTGA
- the lon gene encoding endopeptidase La, translating into MTTLRLIPLDDTVVFPTMQVTLPVDVGDAGRVLLVPRHGTDYAKVGTIADVVERVRLPGGVRGVSLQGVSRGVAGAARTGPEGQLLVEVEEHPDTTPPKSRTVDLEREYRAVVEEILLLRGDDGRASAFVRSITEPGALADTVGYAPDVRFEQKLQVLQTLDVVERLTLALDLQRSRLAELQVRKRIREDVESGAQKQQREYFLRKQMDSIRKELDEDDASVADEYRKKIAEAGMPDAVREQAERELKRFERMGEQSAESSMIRTYLDWLVAIPWSQRSEENLDPVHARGVLDADHAGLDDVKSRIVEHLAVRKLRAERGVPDDKRSGVILTLIGPPGTGKTSIGESIARATGRKFVRMSLGGVRDEAEIRGHRRTYIGALPGRLVRALRDAGTMNPVILLDEVDKLGADWRGDPSAALLEVLDPAQNSTFRDHYLDVELDLSQVLFLATANVADTIPGPLLDRMEVIRFDGYTLDEKVAIARGYLWPRQTERNGLRPEEVDVEDATLRTIVGEYTREAGVRQLERELGTILRKAATKIASASTPTPLVIDLPAVREALGKQKFFQESAVRTAVPGVATGLAVTGTGGDVLFVEASTMAGGTGGLTLTGQLGDVMKESAQIALTYVRSHAAELGVDEQAFRRREFHVHVPAGAIPKDGPSAGVTMTTALVSLLTGRPVRHTVGMTGEITLQGRVLPIGGVKQKVLAAHAAGLTEVILPERNRPDIEDVPADVREKMTLHCVGSIDEVLQLALVPAAAAAAA; encoded by the coding sequence ATGACCACATTGCGCCTGATCCCGCTGGACGACACGGTCGTCTTCCCCACCATGCAGGTCACGCTGCCGGTGGACGTGGGAGACGCCGGGCGCGTCCTGCTGGTCCCCCGTCACGGTACCGACTACGCCAAGGTCGGCACCATCGCCGACGTCGTGGAGCGCGTCCGCCTCCCTGGCGGCGTCCGCGGCGTCTCCCTCCAGGGCGTATCCCGCGGCGTCGCCGGGGCCGCCCGCACGGGGCCCGAGGGCCAGCTTCTCGTGGAGGTCGAGGAGCATCCCGACACGACCCCGCCCAAGAGCCGCACGGTCGATCTCGAGCGCGAGTACCGCGCCGTGGTCGAGGAGATCCTCCTGCTGCGCGGCGACGACGGCCGCGCGAGCGCCTTCGTGCGCTCCATCACCGAGCCCGGCGCGCTCGCCGACACCGTCGGCTACGCCCCCGACGTACGCTTCGAGCAGAAGCTCCAGGTCCTGCAGACGCTCGACGTCGTCGAGCGCCTGACCCTCGCGCTCGACCTGCAGCGCAGTCGCCTCGCCGAGCTGCAGGTGCGCAAGCGCATCCGCGAGGACGTCGAGTCCGGCGCCCAGAAGCAGCAGCGCGAGTACTTCCTGCGCAAGCAGATGGACTCGATCCGCAAGGAGCTGGACGAGGACGACGCCTCGGTCGCCGACGAGTATCGCAAGAAGATCGCCGAGGCCGGCATGCCCGACGCCGTGCGCGAGCAGGCCGAGCGCGAGCTCAAGCGCTTCGAGCGCATGGGTGAGCAGAGCGCCGAGTCCTCGATGATCCGCACCTATCTCGACTGGCTCGTCGCCATCCCCTGGTCGCAGCGTTCCGAGGAGAACCTCGACCCGGTGCACGCCCGCGGCGTGCTCGACGCCGACCACGCCGGGCTCGACGACGTGAAGTCCCGCATCGTCGAGCACCTCGCCGTCCGCAAGCTGCGCGCCGAGCGCGGCGTGCCGGACGACAAGCGCTCGGGCGTGATCCTGACCCTCATCGGCCCTCCCGGAACCGGCAAGACGTCGATCGGCGAGTCGATCGCCAGGGCGACCGGCCGGAAGTTCGTCCGCATGTCGCTCGGCGGCGTGCGCGACGAGGCCGAGATCCGCGGCCATCGCCGCACCTACATCGGCGCCCTGCCGGGCCGCCTGGTCCGGGCGCTGCGCGACGCCGGCACCATGAATCCCGTCATCCTGCTCGACGAGGTCGACAAGCTCGGCGCCGACTGGCGCGGCGACCCGTCGGCGGCGCTGCTCGAGGTCCTCGACCCCGCGCAGAACAGCACCTTCCGCGACCACTACCTCGACGTCGAGCTCGATCTCTCGCAGGTCCTGTTCCTCGCCACGGCCAACGTCGCGGACACCATCCCCGGGCCGCTGCTCGACCGCATGGAGGTGATCCGCTTCGACGGCTACACCCTCGACGAGAAGGTCGCGATCGCGCGCGGCTACCTCTGGCCGCGGCAGACCGAGCGCAACGGGCTGCGCCCCGAGGAGGTCGACGTGGAGGACGCGACCCTGCGCACGATCGTCGGCGAATACACCCGCGAGGCGGGCGTGCGGCAGCTCGAGCGCGAGCTCGGCACCATCCTGCGCAAGGCGGCGACGAAGATCGCCAGCGCGTCCACGCCGACGCCGCTCGTGATCGACCTGCCCGCCGTGCGCGAGGCGCTCGGCAAGCAGAAGTTCTTCCAGGAGTCGGCGGTGCGCACGGCCGTTCCCGGCGTGGCCACCGGCCTCGCGGTGACGGGCACCGGCGGCGACGTCCTCTTCGTCGAGGCGTCGACCATGGCCGGCGGCACCGGCGGGCTGACGCTCACCGGACAGCTCGGCGACGTCATGAAGGAGTCGGCGCAGATCGCGCTGACGTACGTCCGCAGCCACGCGGCGGAGCTCGGCGTCGACGAGCAGGCCTTCCGCCGGCGCGAGTTCCACGTCCACGTACCCGCGGGCGCCATTCCCAAGGACGGCCCCAGCGCCGGCGTCACGATGACGACCGCCCTGGTGTCGCTGCTGACGGGACGGCCGGTGCGGCACACCGTCGGCATGACGGGCGAGATCACGCTCCAGGGCCGGGTCCTGCCCATCGGAGGCGTGAAGCAGAAGGTGCTGGCCGCGCACGCGGCGGGGCTGACGGAGGTCATCCTGCCCGAGCGCAACCGGCCCGACATCGAGGACGTGCCCGCCGACGTGCGGGAGAAGATGACGCTCCACTGCGTCGGCTCGATCGACGAGGTGCTGCAGCTGGCCCTCGTCCCCGCGGCCGCCGCGGCCGCAGCCTGA
- the ftsH gene encoding ATP-dependent zinc metalloprotease FtsH, giving the protein MQPRQTFSIGYFVLVALVLVTLQSLLTPRVTELSYSDFKKQIAAGRVENVVISDSLIRGSLRPESGQKEATPFVTVRVPDDALVPELEQRGIRFQGQYESPLVGALMSWVLPALVFVLIWAFVMRRMGPGSGVMAFTKSRARIYAERETGVTFADVAGQDEAKEELQEIIRFLKEPERYRAIGGKLPKGVLLVGPPGTGKTLLAKAVAGEAAVPFFSISGSEFVELFVGMGAARVRDLFGQAETKAPCIVFIDELDALGKARGIGGVVGGHDERENTLNQLLVEMDGFDTAKGVVILAATNRPEVLDPALLRAGRFDRQVLVDRPDLAGREAILRVHVEEVKLAPDVDLRLVAQRTPGFVGADLANMVNEAALLATRKNKTRVDMQDFDDAIDRVVAGLQKKNRLINPREREIVAFHETGHALVAAFTEGADKVHKISIIPRGIGALGFTQQLPTEDRYLMTRRELEAKIDVLFGGRAAESVVFGEISTGAHNDLDRATEIARSMVLDYGMGQTLGPMTFPRRRGPGFLDRSPFPEAREYSEETARALDVETKRILEERMARVTSLLTAHRATLDRVARVLLEKETIEAETFARLVAESEAEAGSDRSAGAAR; this is encoded by the coding sequence ATGCAGCCACGCCAGACCTTCTCGATCGGCTACTTCGTCCTCGTCGCCCTCGTCCTGGTGACGCTCCAGTCGCTGCTCACGCCGCGCGTGACGGAGCTCAGCTACTCCGACTTCAAGAAGCAGATCGCCGCGGGCCGGGTCGAGAACGTGGTCATCTCGGACTCCCTCATCCGCGGCTCGCTGCGGCCGGAGAGTGGCCAGAAGGAGGCGACGCCGTTCGTCACCGTGCGCGTGCCCGACGACGCGCTCGTCCCGGAGCTCGAGCAGCGCGGCATCCGCTTCCAGGGCCAGTACGAGAGCCCGCTCGTCGGTGCCCTCATGAGCTGGGTGCTGCCGGCGCTCGTCTTCGTCCTCATCTGGGCCTTCGTCATGCGCCGCATGGGCCCGGGCTCCGGGGTCATGGCCTTCACCAAGAGCCGGGCCCGCATCTATGCCGAGCGCGAGACGGGGGTCACCTTCGCGGACGTCGCCGGGCAGGACGAGGCGAAGGAGGAGCTCCAGGAGATCATCCGCTTCCTGAAGGAGCCCGAGCGCTACCGCGCCATCGGCGGCAAGCTGCCGAAGGGCGTGCTGCTGGTCGGCCCGCCGGGCACGGGCAAGACGCTGCTCGCGAAGGCCGTCGCCGGCGAGGCGGCGGTGCCGTTCTTCTCGATCAGCGGCTCGGAGTTCGTCGAGCTGTTCGTCGGCATGGGCGCCGCCCGGGTGCGTGACCTCTTCGGACAGGCCGAGACCAAGGCGCCGTGCATCGTCTTCATCGACGAGCTCGACGCCCTCGGCAAAGCGCGCGGCATCGGCGGCGTCGTCGGCGGGCACGACGAGCGCGAGAACACGCTGAACCAGCTCCTCGTCGAGATGGACGGCTTCGACACGGCGAAGGGCGTCGTGATCCTCGCCGCGACCAACCGGCCCGAGGTGCTCGATCCCGCCCTCCTGCGCGCCGGGCGCTTCGATCGCCAGGTGCTCGTCGACCGGCCCGATCTCGCCGGCCGCGAGGCGATCCTCCGCGTGCACGTCGAAGAGGTGAAGCTCGCACCCGACGTCGACCTCCGTCTCGTCGCGCAGCGCACCCCGGGCTTCGTCGGCGCCGACCTCGCCAACATGGTGAACGAGGCCGCCCTGCTCGCCACCCGCAAGAACAAGACGAGGGTCGACATGCAGGACTTCGACGACGCGATCGATCGCGTCGTCGCCGGGCTGCAGAAGAAGAACCGCCTCATCAACCCGCGCGAGCGCGAGATCGTCGCCTTCCACGAGACCGGGCACGCGCTGGTCGCCGCCTTCACCGAGGGCGCCGACAAGGTCCACAAGATCTCGATCATCCCGCGCGGCATCGGCGCGCTCGGCTTCACCCAGCAGCTGCCGACGGAAGACCGCTACCTCATGACCCGCCGCGAGCTGGAGGCCAAGATCGACGTCCTCTTCGGCGGGCGCGCCGCCGAATCGGTCGTCTTCGGGGAGATATCCACCGGCGCGCACAACGACCTCGACCGCGCCACCGAGATCGCGCGCTCGATGGTCCTCGACTACGGCATGGGCCAGACGCTCGGCCCGATGACGTTCCCGCGCCGGCGCGGCCCGGGCTTCCTCGACCGCAGCCCGTTCCCGGAAGCACGCGAGTACAGCGAGGAGACGGCGCGCGCGCTCGACGTGGAGACCAAGCGCATCCTCGAGGAGCGCATGGCCCGCGTGACGTCGCTGCTGACCGCCCACCGTGCCACCCTCGATCGGGTGGCGCGGGTGCTGCTCGAGAAGGAGACCATCGAGGCGGAGACCTTCGCGCGTCTCGTGGCCGAGAGCGAGGCCGAGGCCGGCAGCGACC